TTTTAGTGCTTGCAGATGCAGTATATAATTCAGTAGAATGGTTTGAAATTGCTTCTAGCTTAGAATTTAATTTATTAACTGATATAAATATACGTAAGGCTAAAAGTATTGAGTTGTTTACTGATAAACGATATGAAAATGCTTTGTTTATTCAATCTCATATCGGATCCAAATTATATAAAAATAGATTAAAAATAGAGCAATTATTCTCTGTATCAAAGGGATTATATAACTTAGAAAACCCAAGACTTTATGGGTAAGCCTGATACGGACGTCATATAAAGTGGGTATTATTAGCATACTTAATAGATGAATTTAATAAAAAGCAGCAAGGGATAAAAACTAGAAAATATCCTTGAAATCTATAATTTCTTAGATAATTATTTGTAAAAATTAGTTATTCAACAACCTAGAATACTATATCATAAATGTATAAGATAGTTATACATTATTTACCCCTTATTAAATAAATAATAACCACTATTTAGAATGATCTATTATCCACTAGTATATCATTCTTTTTATTTATAGAAATTCATAGATTTAAGAGATAACTAATGCCAATAAGGAAGTAATAGGCAAGCTTATTATTGCTGCAGTATTTATATAAAAGTGTGTTGATATTGCATAGTCCCAGCTGCAGGTTATTTTATTAAAGCTAGCCTATTACCTTGATTTTAACTCGCTTACGCTCAAGCAAATGAAAAGAAGTACAAGCTGTAACAAGACATTTAAGCATTTTTTATAAGCTCTATTCATCTAGTATAAATTACCTGAAAGTATCGTCTTATAGCTTGTACTTCTTAATGTTTTTATGGCCTGCGGCAGCAATGAATAAATTTATTAAGGAGCACTGCGTGCTCCTTTGTGGCTGAGCCACTCCATAGTTTTTGCTTATTTTTCTACGTAAGTAATTATTAATATATTCATATACATCTGATTAATCATATATGCTTATTCCTATAGATACATTAGTTACTACTATATACGTATTTTTTAAAGGATAAGTTATTTTATTCAGTAATTCTCTGGGCGCTTAATCCATCACCCAAAAAGGGACAGGTCATACAGCATATATCTCTAAGCATATAGGAGTTTTCCGGCAAGCTCCAACCTCCTATATACTAAGAGCTATTATGCATTAGACTAGTCCCTTGTTTGGGTACCTGATGGGCGCAGAAGGCAAGTACACTTCGCTAAATAAGTCGTTGTCCCGATAATGTCCAAGCTAAAATAATTAAAGATTATGATATTATTTTTGTTATTAGATTTTACTTAAGAAAATGTAAAAATGATATTGTATTCTTTATATTTCAGCTAGAACACTTCGGGAAACGTTATTTAGCTAAATGTACAGGCTATCTTGACATACATTAAATTATTTTGTGCCACAAGGGCAAAATCAGGCTTATAGAGAAGATTTAAGGTGAATTAAAGAAAGAACATTAGAGAGAGTAGGTCAGGCAAGCTGACAAGGAAATTGGGGACTTGGACCTGCCCTCACAAGTATAGGGGAAAATTTTCCTGAAGTGCGAGGGCAGGCCCATCTTATACAGGCCTGCATGCGAGTCCCATTATGGGCTCGCTTTTGTCTTTCCGCTCGTTGTGTCCTATAGCAAAAAATATATTTGAAATTTAAAGAATGTAGATATTTTTAGCTAAAAGACACAACTTCGCTTCAATCCAATCGCAAACTCCATAAAGGAACAAGCCGCAGGCTAGTACAAGACCGCCCCAATTGTGAATAGAATTGTAACTATTATAGAGAAAGGGTGAGATAGTTTTAGTAGAAACTTGGATGATGTATATTTTGACAGTAATGGAGCACAAGCTAGTTTATGTGAATTGCTTTGCAAGCAAGGATTAAGAGAGCATAAATCGTACCAATAAGGTAAAGGTATAGGTGTTTTTGGAACACAAGTCTATCATAATAAGTGTTATATATAAAGACACGCTGCGCTTTTGCTCTTTACATATAACACTTATTATGAGGTATAGTCTTTGTCAAAAACATGCCAATGGCTTGTCCAGTTATGCAGGTTCTCAAGGTTGTCCACTTTGGACAATAAAAAGGGGCAGGGACTAGAATTAATCCCATTCATTTTGCAGACATTTTTGCCAATGTGAGCATTTTTCATGATAATATAAATCAGTTTTTTGTGCTTCATCTTTGGATAAAAAAGAAAGCCATTGTTTGTAGTGAGTAAGTGAATTGAAGCTTTCTTTAGTAGTAAGCCATTTGGTAAATGTAAAATATCTCATGTTAAGACCTCCAAATCTTTATATTATAATTATTCCCTAAAATGGGAACATATATTCTGTATTGCTTGCACCAAAATGTATTATTTTTGATACCAATTATTGTATATAATCTGGTTATATGGGCACAATATAGCAAAGTGTAATAATTATCAAAGGTTCTTCCAAACATACAATAAACGTGTACTTATGGGGGCACCAAAGGAGGGGAAAAACATGCCAAATGAATATAGGCCTAAGAAAGTAAAACCGCCAACTAAGCAAGCTCATTTTGAATGTGAAGTGCTATTATATACGGACTTTGAAAAATATTGTTATGGAAATGGAAAAAGCGTTGCCGAGTCCCTAAGGGCATATATGAAAATGTGTTTAGGTAGATAAAATTTCAACATAAGGTATTCCAAAATGGATACCTTTTTTTGTACCAAAAATTGTATAAGATTTTTTAAAATGGGTACAATATAAATAAGGGGTGAGGTACTCGAAAGGTGGTAGTCAGAAATGGATAAAAGAAAATATTTAACTAAAACACTAATCGCAGAGTATCAATCCTTAAGCAACTTAGAAGATTGTAACTTTTCAGAGGTTGCTTACAGGCTTAAAACTGGTGAAAAACTTATAGAATTTAATGGAGCACGTTTAAGTATTTATGGTTTAACTATAGCGTTTAATAAGCATATAGGCAGAAAAGGCATTTACAGCATTACTGATAAAGAGTATAAAACGTGGAAATCTATAAGATCAAGAGAAAAGGAAGGATATTTTATTGACAGGGAAGAGATTCGGGAAGAGCAACTTTTAAAGGACTATGAGAGCGTATTAAAATGTGTAGGTTCAGATGAATTGCCGTTTTAAGTACATAAGGGGTGAGAAATCCCCTATGAATAAATTTAAAAATTTGGAAAGACTTAACCGCATCTTTAAAAAACGGAAAATCTTTTAGGGCTATCAAATCCCACCCACCACTCATAAACATGGACAAGCAAAGCTTGTCTCTTCGAGCACCATACGACCACATAGATTTTTCATATTGACTACGCATATTTATTTAAAATTATAGTCAAGACCAAAAGCATAGCGTGTCTTTACTATAATTTTGAATAAATATACCCTGGTGGTTGAAAAAACTTGTTAAAGGCGTTCTCCAGCATCACACAGGGGGCGGTCTTGGATAGGCTTTTTGATACTTTTTCTTATCTAACAGTAAGTAACAGCGAGGATAAATCGTATCCCTAAAAATAATTTCCAGATAATATTATTCATTATTTTTAGAGATTGGATTTACCGAGGGGATTTAATTCCTATACTATAAAGGTTTATAGCTATGCCTGTACAAGATGGACTTGCACTTACACTTCAATATATCTCTGTTACATTTGTGAGTGCATGTCCAAGCCCACCAAAAGCCTTGTCAGCTTGTCTGACCTACATACTAAAGTTTTAGTATTTTCCTAGGGTGGGACTAGTTACCTTGTCCTAAATTGATAGGGAATACTATTTTTATCCCTATTAGTTTAGGAAATGCAACCTGTCCCACCCGCCACCACACTTGGAGTCAACCACGCATAGACCAACGGGATAAGTTGTTGTTTGTCTAGCTCTATACATAGAGGAAAGAACAATTTATGAATAAGGTTACATTATGAGTACAAACTAGACTATTCCATGAATAAGAGAAAAGAAAAAAGCCTGGCCTTTAAAAAATGTGTATATAGGTGTAATGCTATTAAAAATATATATAGTAATATAGAAATCTACTTATCTAGTTATTACGTACGTAATATATTAAGAAATTGAGTGGCCATGCCACAAAGACCACGAAGTGGGCTTTATATATTTATTCCTTGCTGCCGCAGGCCATCTCATCAATGAAAAGTACAAGCCATAAATCTATATAATAAGTTTTCATATGCTAAGTGAACAAAGCTTATCTAAACATAAGAAATATTAACTATGGCTTTTACTTTTCTTACTTTTGTGTGAGCGTAGCGAGTTAATTTAAGGTAATAGGCAAGCTTTAAAGAAATAATCTTAAGGTAGATTAATGCTTTATCAACATACTTTTTTATCAATTATGGAATAAAAATAAGCTTGTTTATTACTACCTTTGACTTGAAGGTGAAGCCTTTAAGGCACTAGCTTTATTTGGAGAATCCACTAAGGAAAGTAACAATGTTAGAGCTTGGAGCATAGCGGAAAGGTTTAACGGGTTGTTTCTTTCCGCACCTGGAATTAAAGATAAAATTATGAGTGAAGATGGTAGAGGGAAATATTCACCTCTTATTTAAATATTTTTAATAAATTATACTATGTTTTGCTACACAAAAATAAAGGGTACATGTTTAAAATTTATAGTTATAAATAATTCCAAAAAGAATATTAAGCTGAAAAAAATGCCTTGAGAAAACTTAAACATTATACACTTGTTTAAAAAAATAGTTTATAATAATACTGTACTATATTCTGTACAGAAAAAAGGAGATGATTAAATGATAGCAGTTAATTATACGAATATCCGCGAAAATTTAAAAGCATATTGCGACAAGGTAAATGATGAGGATGAGACTGTAATTATAACTAGAAAAGATAATAAAAATGTTGTTTTAATATCTCAAAATGAATATAATAATATGCTTGAAAATATAAAGATTTTAAAAGATCCTAAGTATTTGATTAAGCTCTATAAATCATTAAGTGAACTGGAAAATAGTGATTTAAAAGAGATTGATTCATAGATATAAATTGTTATAAAGTATGTAATATAATTAGTTATAAATTATATTACGTTTTTAGTGTATTATTTAGTAACAAAAAATGTACTAATCTATGTTATATATTTGTAAATAAATTTGTAACATAATTAGTAAAAAATTTGGTTAAAAAAATAGTAACCCAAATAGTAAAGTGGCATTAACTATTTGAGTTACTAAAGTAGTTATAGAATATGTTACAAAATTGGATTAATTTAATTGTAACAGAATCTGTAACTAAATCAAAGAAAATGATATACAGAGGAGTGACAAAAATGGGCATTGTAATTAGTATTTTAAATAATAAGGGTGGAGTAGGAAAATCAACATCAACATATAACTTAGGATATGAATTAAGTAAAATGGGTAAAAAAACACTAATAATAGATCTGGATCCACAGAGTAGTTTGAGTGTATATGTTGGACTTGACCCACTAGAACATTATGCAAGTATAGAAAATGTATTTAGGGGAGAGATGAAATTAGAGGAGGTAATAGTTCCAACTGGAAATGAAAATTTATTTATGGTTCCTAGCTGCATAGAATTTTCTACTATAGAAATGTATTTAATGGGAGTAATGGGAAGGGAAACAGTATTTGATAAAGCTCTAGAAAATGCTAAGAAAAATTTTGATTATATTCTTATAGATAATAGTCCATCACTTGGAAATACTACAATAAATTCTTTATTTGCCTCAGATTATGCAATAGCTCCAACGGATGCATCGTATCTTTCTTTTAGAGCTCTTGGAATATTAAATGAAACTGTTAAACAAGTTCAAGAATTTAATAAGAAATTAAAAGATGTAAAAGTACTTATAACTATGTATGACGGCAGAGCTAATCACAGCAGAGAAGTTGCTGAGATGCTAAAAGAAAAATATTATGTTTTCACAGATTACATTAAAACCAGCACTAAATTTAAAGATGCAGTAATGAGGTTTGAAAGTATAACTCAATATGCTGGTGAAAAGTTTGATGGTTCTATAGCTTATAACAATGTAGCAAAGGAGATAATATCATGGTAAGAAAAAAGAAAGATGTAATAAAACCGGTTGTGGCTAAACCGTTAAATGATACTGAAAAGAGAAATTTGGTGACAAGTTTTGTTACGAATAATATAAATGAATCTGTATCAGATAATATTACTAATAATAGTTCAGAAAATATAACTAATGCTGATACTGATAACGTAGCAGAAAATGTTAATATAAATGATATAAATATTGTAAATAATAAAGATACTAAAAATGTTATTGATAATAATACAATTAGTGTAACTGATAATGTTATTAATAGCGATACAGATAAATTAACTGTTAATGATACAAATAAAGTTAATAAAAATAGTACTAAAAATGTAACAAAGAAAGTTACAATAGTTAAAACAATTTCCATTGGAAAAAAGGATATAATAGCTAAGTTTACCAGTGATAAGAGAGTAAGACCTAATTACAATTTATCACAAGATACAGTAGAAAAAATAGAAAAAATATCAGAAATTTTAGGATATAAAAAAGCTGAATTTGTTGATATATATTTAAATGGAACATTGGAGAAAGTATTAAAAGATTTAGAGAAAAAATTATAAAAAATAATATATAAAATGATTTAAATGTCAATTTTATATACTCTCTTATATGTAAAATATAGTAGTATCATTAAGAATATTTAATGATACTACTATTAACTAAATTGTTATTTAATATATTGAATTAACTCGGAAACTAAGTCTTGAACCTTAGTTCCTGGATTCATTTTAGTTGGACTAATTATATTAGAACTTTTGTAATCTGCTATCAATGCATTGCTCCTTTTTATAGCAATATTTACATATGGAGATATCACATCAAAAATATCATAAATATTTTTTTCGTACTTACCTTTATTTAAATTCTTCTTTTTAAAATGAGTATTTAATTTATCAGTATAATCATCTCTATCAATAGCTGCTGTTAGATCTTGAAAATGAAGTAATATCCATAACTCAAAACATTCATTTGACCATGCAGTATTTAATCCATTTTCTTTAGCAAAAATTATAGCTTCATTAAAATCTTTATTATCATCTTTATCAAATACTACCCAAACATCACTATAGGAAGGATTTAAACTACGTTTTTTCATAGCTTCATTAACTAAAACTGTAGTGGAACGCCCAAGACCTTTAACATCTAAATCAACTTTTTCAACGATAATATTATTTCTAAACCGCTCTTTAATAATTCGGCTTATATTTTCAAAATAATTAACTTCAGTTTCTGTGCCTTCAGTCACAATTAAATAATTGCCTGGTTGAACTTCTTTGGTTCCTTCATTTCTTTTATGCTTACGGCCAGCTCTATTTAATTTCGGCATCTTGATTCCTCCACATATCATAACCCCTTAAGATAGGGACAGAACCGTATTTCCCAAGAAGGTAATCTTTGTTGTAAGAAGCATCTTTTCTAACCTTTTTATCATCATCTGACTTATATTCAGCTAAGGAATATAAATGAGATACTGCATCAGAATCCTTTTCGACAAACCAGATTTGATCACGTCTAAAAATATCTTTAGTTAATGTATAGTTGTCATGGGTCACATATATAAGTTGAGCTCCATTTCTATTTATATTTTCATCATGAAACATGGTTAAAATGTATCTTAAAAGTAGTGGATGAAGTTTGGCATCAAGTTCATCAATAAATAGTCGACCTCCCAATGTAAGTGCAATTTGTAAGTACGTAAATAGTGTAAACATTTTTTGAGTTCCACTTGATTCTTCAGAAAGTGGCATCTGGTAGTAATTTATTTTATCTTTCATTAGATGTTTTGTATAAATTTTAAATTCATCATTTTCATTTTTTAACTTTTCCACGATAATACCATCTATATTTATGTCTATAGAAGTTAAAAAATTAACTAGCTCTTTCTGATAATCTTTATTTTCTATATTGGGTGAATGTATTTTGGTTAACCCACTTTCAAAATTAATATTTCCATAGTCTATAATAAATACTCTAAAAAACCAATCAAAAACATCCTTTGTATAAGGAATTTTAGCATTTGAAATTATTGATAGAAATAAAGTTTTATCTTCTATAATAGAAATAAAGTTTTCAGCACCTTTTAATAATTTAGAATTACAATCTATGCCTTGCTCAGATCTTTCAAATAAAGTAATATATTTATCTTTGCTATTTTCCTTTTTAACATAAAGCCATTCTTCAAGAATTTTTTTGTTATCTAATGAAAATCCATATTGATATTCGTGATTATTATATTTAAAAAATACTTCAAATTCAGCAGGTTCTTTTAATGCTTCACTATCAAATGCAAAGCGTTTAATTGGTATATCTTCAGTAGTTGATGCCTGTTTAAAAGAATCTCGAATCCAATTTCTCATAAATGTATAAGCTTCAATAACAGAACTTTTACCACTTGCATTTGCTCCATAAATTGCAGCGGTTTTAATATATTTTTCATCACCGGAATTTATTAAATTATATGGGTGCTCTGTAATTGAAGTTGCAGTCATATCTAAACTTGTATCATCTCTAAATGATTTGAAATTTTTAAAATTAAATTGTATAAGCATTTTTCTCACATCCTTAAAATTATAATACTACATTTACGTGCAAATGTGAATAAATATGAGATTTTTTCTCACTAATTATGATAACCATATTTTTACTATATATTCATATTAGATTCAATTTAATTATGATAGAGGAAACATTTGATAATTCAAAGTCCTAATCGTGAATTAAAATAATGATTAATGATTTAGATTAGGAATTTAAAACAAAGTAATTTGAATTGATGAAAATATACTTTAATAAATATTTACTTGATAAAATAATTGTTATATACAAAAACAGATGATATAATTTATGTATTAAAAGTGTATATGAGGTGGGTAGTATGGAGATTAATGAGAAAATAGATAAATTAATAAAAAAAGAAGAAAGGGATAGTATCTATTATATATTGTACATTGGAGTATCGGCATATAAAAGACTCTTAGAAGATAATCCAGAATTAGAAAAATCTAAGTCATTTTCAGAAATTAGAACTAGAATCTTAAGCTTTGTTATAAAAAGACAATTTGAAGAAGATGTTTTATCTATGGAGTTTCCTTTTAAAGTTGAGATAAAGGACGTTAATAAATTTAAGAGTAAAGCCTTATTTTTAAATAATAAATTGATACGGCTTAAGATAAATAAAACAACCAAAAGAAATACACTTCATAACAGCAATAAGGTTTCAGATTATATGTTAAAAGAGGCAGAAGTTAATTCCAAAGATAAGAAACAGATTGAAATGTTGTTTTTTGACAATAATGAAGCTGAAGTTGGAGAGAAAAAACATACTTTTATGATTTTAGGATATGGAGTCAGGGGAAAAGAAATAGATCATCTAGATTTTATGATTCCTAGCTGTAATATGAAAAAGGTAGAAGAAGCATTTAATGCATTAGATGAATATAATCAAACAATATTAATGGATGTTAACAAGGAACAAACTGAAAAAAGAATTATGTTACTTAAAGATGAGGCAAAAGCGTTAGTAAAGTAGAATTAGGAAGGTGAAATTATAGTTATGAAGGTGATAGAGTTTGGTTCTATGAAAAATAATAAAATAGTTCCAGCAAAACTAAAAGAGGCTAGAGTTGCGAGGGGGCTATCTTTAGCACAACTTTCAAAACTAATAGGCATATCAAGTCAAGCAATATCTCAATTTGAAAAAGGAGAAACAAAACCAAGTCCAGCAACATTAGTTAAATTAATAGAAACTTTAGATTTCCCAATAAATTTTTTCTGCTCAAGTTATAATGGAGCCTTAGAAAATGAGGTAATATATTTTAGGAGCAATAAAAACATAACTAATAAATTAAGGGATGCGTGTAAGTCCAGAATTTCATGGATTGAAAAAGTATATTTACTAATAGAATCATATTTTCAATTACCTAAATTAGAAATACCTAAGTTAGAAGACTTGGATGTAGATAGTATTGATCATATCCAAATAGAAGAGATTACTTTAAAATTAAGAGACTATTGGGGACTAGATCAATCACCAATAGAAAATTTAATAGATATACTACAATCAAAAGGTTTTGTTATTACTAAATTAAAAATAGGAACAAAAAAAATAGATGCATTTTCTGTTTGGAAAAATGGTGTACCATATATTTTTATAGGTGATGATAAGGAGTCAGCTGTAAGATTAAGATTTGATCTTGCACATGAATTGGCACATTTACTTATTCATAAATATATAGATAAAGAAGAATTAGAGGAAGATAAAGAGTTATATAACAAAATTGAGGAGCAGGCAAATTATTTTGCAGCAGCATTTCTATTGCCAATAGAAGCATTTAACAAAGAAGTTATATCATCCTCAATAGATAGCTTTATTCTGCTAAAAAAAAGATGGAAGGTCTCAATATCAGCAATGATAAAAAGATGTCAAAATGCAAATATTTTAACTGATAATCAAATAAGATATTTAAATTCACAGATGATAAAATATGGCTATTATAGAAAAGAACCATTAGATGAAGAAATAAAAAAGGAAACACCTTATTTATTTAAGCAAGCGTTTGAAATATTAGTAGAGAATAATATTTATACAAAGGAAGCTATATTAGAAAAGTTAGAATTAAATAAAAATGAAGCTATAGAACTTTATTCTCTAGATAAGTCATTTTTTGAAAAGAGTAATAATATATTGAAGTTGATAAAGTGAAACTTTTCAGGTGGAGTTTTATACTCCACCTGAATTTAGTTGAACTAATCCAGGAGCGTGCAGCCGTTATCTTCGACTTAAGCATATAAGGAAGAGGTGTTTCAACTACGAAGGAGTGTTACGGATGCTAGCTATCGGATAAAATAGGCCATTAAGTAATAGTAACGCTTTTATTTAATATAAATGCATGCTGAATAAAAAAAGGGGCTGTTGCAAAACTAACATAGTTAGTAAAATGGTTCCTATGTCAAGGACATTTTGAAAAAGGCTAGGCAGCTATGAGCTGGTTTCTGTATTGTACAGGAGCCAGCTTTTTAAGTCCCCACTGATATCTATAATTATTATAATACTCCATATAGTTATCAATTGAAGCTTCTAATTCTTCAAATGTTGAACAACTTTTTAAGTCAATTTCATCTTTCATATGACCAAAAAATGATTCCTGCGGGGCATTATCCCAACAATTTCCGCGCCTAGACATAGACTGACCAATTTTATATTTTTTAAGAAGTTTTTGAAATCTAGGACTAGTATAATGAACTCCTTGATCCGAATGAATAAAGGCATCTTTATTTAGTAAATTTTTGTGATTTTTCATCAACTTTTTAATAGTTTCGGTAGCTATATCTAATGTAAGGCTATTGGAAAGCTGATATGAAAGAATTTCATTTGTTGAAGCATCTTTAATAGTTGACAAATAAGCCCTATTGGATGCTCCATATGTTAAATAAGTTATATCTGTTAATAAAACTTTTCCGACCAAATCTTGCTTGAATTCTCTATTTAAAATATTAGGTACAACAGTATGCTCATGAGTAGCTTTCATCATTCTACGATAAGGGTTAGCTTTTCTAATTGGGCACTCAATATTATATTTTCTCATGATTCGTTGTATACATTTTCGATTTATTATAAGATTAAATTCATTCTCTAACACCATTTTTATAGAACGAGAACCTTTCTTGTAGCCCCTATGATTAAATGCTTTAAGAATGATATCCTTCAATTCTAAATCCTTTTCTTCTCTACGATTACGTTTGCCTGTTGATTTTAAATAATTATAATAGCCTGATCTAGATACTAAAGCTACTTCGCATAAATGTGAAACCATATTTTTATAGTTATATGTCAAAATTATATGTTGTATTATTACAAAGATTGATGATGCACTTAGTTTACTATTTTTCACCTGCCTTTCTTGCAGCTCGATTTTTTTTAATAGTTCTGCCTCAGCTTTCCAATAAGCAATTTCTGCATCCTTTTTGGCTATTATTTCTTCAACGGTTAGTTCACGTTTAAGTGGACGACCACTGTTTAATTTTCTAGAATCTCTTAGACCAAGCTCTCCTGATTCATTATAAGCATTACGCCATCTTTTACTTGCACACCAAATTCTATTATTTCCAATAACATCTATATCAAATTCAGCATCTTGAAAAATATGAATAGGTAGTTTTCCCTTGCTACGCTCAGCGATAAACAATATTTTAAATTCATCTGTATATGTAATTCCACGTTTACTTACAGATTTAACATATCTATTTTTTGATAAACTTTTAATTTCTTCATCTGAAAATAATTTTTTACTCATTCTTTTCACAACCTTACTATATTTCTTCTTATCTTTTATTGTACAAAAAAAGAACCTATTGAAATAGTCTTTTTTTAGTGTCTATTTCATAGGTTCCATTTTATAGTTTTGTAGCGGCTCATTTTTTTAGATATAAAAAATGTGAATTCCGAAGAACTCACATTCATTGTATAATTTACTTATGCTAAAAACCAAATTACACAATAAAGATTATACTGAGATTAATGATAATTTTCAACTTATATTACCATTAAATCTAGAAAATTTAATACCATCAGATGATTCAGTCCGCTTGCTAAGCCATGTATTGGAGGGATTAGATTACACGAAGTTGTATAAGGCGTACTCTTCCGTTGGAAGAAAACCGGCAGTGGAACCTAAAATTATGTTCAAAATAATATCATATGCTTATTCTCAAAATATTTA
This genomic stretch from Clostridium beijerinckii harbors:
- a CDS encoding transposase, producing the protein MRSSKYDSEAKYGKGTRPGYYKGYKLHCIAAVSDIIIPLYFHLTTANVYDNQVSDLLYEAKIYNPFLVLADAVYNSVEWFEIASSLEFNLLTDINIRKAKSIELFTDKRYENALFIQSHIGSKLYKNRLKIEQLFSVSKGLYNLENPRLYG
- a CDS encoding type II toxin-antitoxin system Phd/YefM family antitoxin; the encoded protein is MIAVNYTNIRENLKAYCDKVNDEDETVIITRKDNKNVVLISQNEYNNMLENIKILKDPKYLIKLYKSLSELENSDLKEIDS
- a CDS encoding ParA family protein, producing MGIVISILNNKGGVGKSTSTYNLGYELSKMGKKTLIIDLDPQSSLSVYVGLDPLEHYASIENVFRGEMKLEEVIVPTGNENLFMVPSCIEFSTIEMYLMGVMGRETVFDKALENAKKNFDYILIDNSPSLGNTTINSLFASDYAIAPTDASYLSFRALGILNETVKQVQEFNKKLKDVKVLITMYDGRANHSREVAEMLKEKYYVFTDYIKTSTKFKDAVMRFESITQYAGEKFDGSIAYNNVAKEIISW
- a CDS encoding RloB family protein → MPKLNRAGRKHKRNEGTKEVQPGNYLIVTEGTETEVNYFENISRIIKERFRNNIIVEKVDLDVKGLGRSTTVLVNEAMKKRSLNPSYSDVWVVFDKDDNKDFNEAIIFAKENGLNTAWSNECFELWILLHFQDLTAAIDRDDYTDKLNTHFKKKNLNKGKYEKNIYDIFDVISPYVNIAIKRSNALIADYKSSNIISPTKMNPGTKVQDLVSELIQYIK
- a CDS encoding AAA family ATPase → MLIQFNFKNFKSFRDDTSLDMTATSITEHPYNLINSGDEKYIKTAAIYGANASGKSSVIEAYTFMRNWIRDSFKQASTTEDIPIKRFAFDSEALKEPAEFEVFFKYNNHEYQYGFSLDNKKILEEWLYVKKENSKDKYITLFERSEQGIDCNSKLLKGAENFISIIEDKTLFLSIISNAKIPYTKDVFDWFFRVFIIDYGNINFESGLTKIHSPNIENKDYQKELVNFLTSIDINIDGIIVEKLKNENDEFKIYTKHLMKDKINYYQMPLSEESSGTQKMFTLFTYLQIALTLGGRLFIDELDAKLHPLLLRYILTMFHDENINRNGAQLIYVTHDNYTLTKDIFRRDQIWFVEKDSDAVSHLYSLAEYKSDDDKKVRKDASYNKDYLLGKYGSVPILRGYDMWRNQDAEIK
- a CDS encoding helix-turn-helix domain-containing protein — protein: MKVIEFGSMKNNKIVPAKLKEARVARGLSLAQLSKLIGISSQAISQFEKGETKPSPATLVKLIETLDFPINFFCSSYNGALENEVIYFRSNKNITNKLRDACKSRISWIEKVYLLIESYFQLPKLEIPKLEDLDVDSIDHIQIEEITLKLRDYWGLDQSPIENLIDILQSKGFVITKLKIGTKKIDAFSVWKNGVPYIFIGDDKESAVRLRFDLAHELAHLLIHKYIDKEELEEDKELYNKIEEQANYFAAAFLLPIEAFNKEVISSSIDSFILLKKRWKVSISAMIKRCQNANILTDNQIRYLNSQMIKYGYYRKEPLDEEIKKETPYLFKQAFEILVENNIYTKEAILEKLELNKNEAIELYSLDKSFFEKSNNILKLIK
- a CDS encoding IS3 family transposase codes for the protein MSKKLFSDEEIKSLSKNRYVKSVSKRGITYTDEFKILFIAERSKGKLPIHIFQDAEFDIDVIGNNRIWCASKRWRNAYNESGELGLRDSRKLNSGRPLKRELTVEEIIAKKDAEIAYWKAEAELLKKIELQERQVKNSKLSASSIFVIIQHIILTYNYKNMVSHLCEVALVSRSGYYNYLKSTGKRNRREEKDLELKDIILKAFNHRGYKKGSRSIKMVLENEFNLIINRKCIQRIMRKYNIECPIRKANPYRRMMKATHEHTVVPNILNREFKQDLVGKVLLTDITYLTYGASNRAYLSTIKDASTNEILSYQLSNSLTLDIATETIKKLMKNHKNLLNKDAFIHSDQGVHYTSPRFQKLLKKYKIGQSMSRRGNCWDNAPQESFFGHMKDEIDLKSCSTFEELEASIDNYMEYYNNYRYQWGLKKLAPVQYRNQLIAA